From a single Calothrix sp. NIES-2098 genomic region:
- a CDS encoding TPR repeat-containing protein, translating into MVLRRCLIASSFIAMSIYGCSDRANSTAENTKQVVQESNISQLLIKAKSGEKAEDVLNQGNKLLDAHRYQDAIAAYDKAIAIQPKIAEAWINRGNALTSLKRYKEAIASYDRAITIQPDKDITWYNRGNALASLQSYKEAIAAYDKAIALKPNKYEAWINRGIALTKLQRYPEALKSYDTALAIKPDKHLVYYNKACAYALQSNVELAISNLNKAIKLAPGKYQKLAKTDPDFNKIRSDKRFQNLIQSS; encoded by the coding sequence ATGGTCTTACGGCGCTGCTTGATTGCCTCTAGCTTTATCGCTATGTCGATATACGGGTGTAGCGATCGGGCAAATTCAACGGCAGAAAATACTAAGCAAGTTGTACAAGAAAGCAATATTTCCCAGCTTTTAATCAAGGCAAAATCTGGGGAAAAAGCAGAAGATGTATTAAATCAAGGTAATAAGCTGCTAGATGCCCATCGCTACCAAGATGCGATCGCAGCATATGATAAAGCGATCGCAATTCAGCCAAAAATTGCCGAAGCTTGGATTAACAGAGGTAATGCTTTAACCTCTTTAAAACGCTACAAAGAAGCAATCGCATCCTACGATCGAGCAATTACCATCCAGCCAGACAAAGATATAACTTGGTATAATCGTGGCAATGCCTTAGCATCTTTGCAAAGTTACAAAGAAGCGATTGCAGCATACGATAAAGCGATCGCTCTTAAACCCAACAAGTATGAAGCTTGGATTAACCGAGGTATTGCGCTGACAAAACTGCAACGCTATCCTGAAGCATTGAAATCTTACGATACAGCGCTCGCAATTAAGCCGGATAAGCATTTGGTATATTATAATAAAGCTTGCGCTTATGCTTTACAAAGCAACGTAGAATTAGCAATTTCAAACTTGAATAAAGCAATCAAACTAGCTCCAGGTAAATATCAGAAATTAGCTAAAACCGATCCAGATTTTAATAAAATACGTAGCGATAAAAGATTTCAAAACTTAATTCAATCATCTTAG
- a CDS encoding pentapeptide repeat-containing protein: MTIESNSSNSPTPDPISEEESQPDDFDGGTGDRSLIPNDLATQQALAAIASLQSPQHTTALKQARSFFKPQTNNLFTVKPRALLITLLAIAITIIGLSVNNWVIGIFGTVVTLMLSLAMLLPWLQNAIKQWFSPQDRTLLIAFVGLVVAIVGLVKFSGLGDRLSNWGLKINWEASGTLAEWFGALGQILIAIIAVYVAWRQYIISKDLTIQQNLLTVQQNIITQQQTIDSYFQGISDLVLDEEGLLEDWPQERSIAEGRTAAILSSVDGSGKAKILRFLSRSKLLTPLKRDRRLGRAILNGVGGYAEDRIEGVRVIDLGVMLAGADLAGTDLRWTDLSEANLVRADLSGCDLVKANLSRTILYDAKLCKADFNGVRLFYGSVENASPRSRTAPPNYQTGEHTGAVVENADFTDAQRMSESARYYCCAWGGENTRGTIPGGCEGIPNKLGR; this comes from the coding sequence ATGACGATTGAATCCAACTCCTCCAATTCACCAACCCCAGATCCCATCTCGGAAGAGGAATCACAACCAGATGACTTTGATGGTGGGACAGGCGATCGTAGCCTAATACCAAACGATCTGGCTACACAACAAGCCTTAGCTGCGATTGCTTCTTTGCAATCTCCACAACATACAACTGCTTTAAAACAAGCCCGTTCTTTCTTCAAACCACAGACAAACAATCTATTTACAGTCAAGCCAAGGGCATTGCTAATTACTTTACTAGCGATCGCCATTACCATCATTGGGCTGTCTGTCAATAACTGGGTAATTGGCATTTTTGGCACCGTAGTGACTTTAATGCTATCTCTGGCAATGCTGTTACCTTGGTTGCAAAACGCCATCAAACAATGGTTTTCACCTCAAGATAGAACATTGTTAATTGCTTTTGTAGGGCTAGTAGTAGCGATCGTTGGCTTGGTGAAATTTTCAGGATTGGGCGATCGCTTGTCTAATTGGGGACTCAAAATTAATTGGGAAGCTTCTGGAACACTGGCGGAGTGGTTTGGTGCTTTGGGGCAAATTCTCATTGCCATCATTGCCGTTTACGTAGCTTGGCGACAATACATTATTTCTAAAGACCTGACAATTCAGCAAAACCTGCTGACAGTTCAACAAAATATTATTACCCAGCAGCAAACAATAGATTCTTATTTTCAAGGCATCTCAGACTTAGTATTAGATGAAGAAGGATTATTAGAAGATTGGCCTCAAGAAAGATCGATTGCCGAAGGACGCACAGCCGCCATTTTAAGTAGTGTTGATGGTAGCGGGAAAGCAAAAATTCTCCGCTTTCTTTCCCGTTCAAAATTGCTTACGCCCCTGAAACGCGATCGCCGTTTGGGAAGAGCTATTCTTAACGGTGTTGGTGGTTATGCTGAAGACCGCATTGAAGGCGTGCGCGTCATCGATTTAGGTGTCATGCTAGCTGGTGCAGACTTGGCTGGTACAGATTTGCGTTGGACTGACCTCAGCGAAGCTAATCTTGTCCGCGCCGATCTCAGTGGTTGCGATCTGGTAAAAGCCAACCTTTCCCGCACAATCCTCTATGATGCCAAACTCTGCAAGGCCGATTTCAATGGCGTTCGACTATTTTATGGTTCCGTGGAAAACGCATCACCCCGCAGCCGCACCGCACCACCGAACTATCAAACTGGCGAACATACTGGCGCTGTGGTAGAGAATGCTGATTTTACCGATGCACAACGTATGTCTGAGTCAGCGCGTTATTACTGCTGTGCGTGGGGTGGGGAAAACACTAGAGGTACTATTCCTGGTGGCTGTGAAGGTATTCCTAATAAATTGGGGCGATAA
- a CDS encoding methionine aminopeptidase — translation MRSETIVILSQREIEKMRKAGRLAAKLLQHLEPMVKPGVSTQQLNDEAERWTQAHGAKSAPLGYKGFPKSICTSVNEVICHGIPNARQILRDGDIINIDVTPIIDGYHGDTSRTFLVGNPSPKAKKLVEVTEECLRRGIAEVKPGARIGDIGAAIQEYAESQGFSVVRDFVGHGISNVFHTAPDIPHYGTRGKGKRLRPGMVFTIEPMINEGTWEVEVLSDGWTALTRDRKLSAQFEHTLAVTEDGVEILTLAEGD, via the coding sequence ATGAGAAGCGAAACAATCGTTATTCTATCTCAACGCGAAATAGAGAAAATGCGTAAGGCAGGACGGTTAGCTGCCAAACTCTTACAGCATTTAGAACCAATGGTGAAGCCAGGGGTTAGCACTCAGCAACTCAATGATGAAGCCGAACGTTGGACTCAAGCGCATGGAGCCAAAAGCGCGCCTTTAGGCTACAAGGGCTTTCCCAAATCAATTTGCACCAGTGTAAATGAGGTAATTTGTCACGGTATTCCTAATGCCAGGCAAATACTTAGAGATGGTGACATCATTAATATTGATGTGACACCGATTATTGATGGCTACCACGGCGATACATCCCGAACATTTTTGGTAGGTAATCCTTCGCCAAAAGCCAAGAAATTGGTAGAAGTGACTGAGGAATGTTTGCGGCGGGGAATTGCTGAGGTTAAACCTGGGGCGCGGATTGGAGATATTGGTGCGGCGATCCAAGAGTATGCTGAGTCACAAGGCTTTTCTGTAGTGCGGGACTTTGTCGGACATGGCATCAGCAACGTTTTCCATACTGCACCAGATATTCCTCACTACGGTACGCGGGGTAAAGGTAAGCGCCTCAGACCAGGAATGGTGTTTACAATTGAGCCAATGATTAATGAAGGTACTTGGGAAGTAGAAGTTCTCAGTGATGGTTGGACAGCTTTAACACGCGATCGCAAACTTTCGGCTCAATTTGAGCATACCTTAGCTGTCACCGAAGATGGCGTGGAAATCCTCACCCTAGCTGAAGGTGATTAA
- a CDS encoding homoserine dehydrogenase, NAD-binding protein, with product MYNSEATLEQAKVRVGLVGTGYAAKFRSEALLQDERSHLVAIVGHTLENTQAFAQDYQAEAMSSWQQLVEREDIDLVIISTINRDHGAIARAALTHGKHVIVEYPLALDVVEAEEIIALAKSQNKLLHVEHIELLGGLHQALKQNIEKVGDIFYVRYSTIAPRYPAPRKWTYNHELFGFPLIGALSRLHRLTDLFGEVFTVNCHQRFWQTEPEYYQTCFCLTQLCFNNGLLAQVVYGKGETLWQQERKFEVHGEKGGLIFDGDQGFFVQAGETTPIEVGTRRGLFAKDTTMVLDRIFNGTPLYVTPEESLYTLKVAEAARRAAQTGLTIFMKDI from the coding sequence ATGTATAATTCCGAGGCAACTTTAGAACAAGCAAAAGTGCGGGTGGGGTTGGTTGGTACTGGTTATGCGGCCAAGTTTCGCAGTGAAGCCTTGCTACAAGATGAGCGATCGCATTTAGTGGCGATCGTTGGACATACATTAGAAAATACCCAAGCCTTTGCTCAAGATTACCAAGCTGAGGCGATGAGTTCTTGGCAACAGCTAGTAGAGCGAGAAGATATAGATTTAGTAATAATCTCCACTATTAATCGAGATCATGGGGCGATCGCGCGGGCTGCCCTTACGCATGGGAAACACGTAATTGTCGAATATCCTCTAGCTTTAGATGTGGTAGAAGCAGAGGAAATTATTGCTTTAGCGAAATCCCAAAATAAACTGCTACACGTCGAACACATTGAACTCTTAGGCGGATTGCATCAAGCGCTGAAGCAAAACATAGAAAAAGTTGGCGATATTTTTTATGTGCGCTACAGCACAATTGCGCCTAGATATCCCGCACCCCGGAAGTGGACTTATAACCATGAGTTGTTTGGTTTCCCCTTAATTGGTGCGCTTTCGAGATTACATCGTCTCACCGATTTGTTTGGTGAAGTCTTCACAGTGAACTGTCATCAACGATTTTGGCAAACAGAACCAGAATACTATCAAACTTGCTTCTGTTTGACTCAACTGTGCTTTAACAACGGACTTTTAGCACAAGTAGTCTATGGCAAAGGCGAAACTCTTTGGCAGCAAGAACGTAAGTTTGAAGTTCATGGTGAAAAAGGTGGATTGATATTTGATGGCGACCAAGGATTTTTTGTGCAAGCGGGGGAAACAACGCCTATAGAAGTTGGTACTCGTCGGGGTTTATTTGCTAAAGACACTACTATGGTGTTAGATCGTATTTTTAATGGCACTCCTTTATATGTCACCCCAGAAGAAAGCTTATACACTTTGAAAGTTGCTGAAGCTGCCAGAAGAGCTGCCCAAACAGGCTTAACTATATTTATGAAAGATATTTAA